The following coding sequences are from one Apium graveolens cultivar Ventura unplaced genomic scaffold, ASM990537v1 ctg8482, whole genome shotgun sequence window:
- the LOC141705052 gene encoding MATH domain and coiled-coil domain-containing protein At3g58410-like produces the protein MTSKAVCLSNVQMPKNDYCIMRAHIWKIDNFSKRKNKVYYSNSFMAGERKWRLLLHPRWDKKYLAVGVELADTSSLFRLDKWLKRSYYHQKLYAMFGLVVHDQFGVSDVNTNFGKACWGVFSRATTCKVNKKFMDLTELHDTSKSFLLNDALTIGVEIHHIYYDREI, from the exons ATGACTAGCAAGGCAGTGTGTCTGTCAAATGTTCAAATGCCAAAGAATGACTATTGTATAATGAGAGCTCATATTTGGAAGATTGACAACTTTAGCAAGAGGAAGAACAAAGTTTACTACTCCAATTCATTCATGGCCGGAGAAAGAAAATG GAGACTGCTACTTCATCCCAGATGGGATAAAAAGTACTTAGCAGTTGGCGTGGAACTAGCGGATACAAGTAGCTTGTTTCGTTTGGATAAATGGCTTAAAAGGTCTTATTATCATCAGAAGTTGTATGCAATGTTCGGACTTGTCGTGCATGATCAGTTTGGTGTCTCGGATGTAAACACCAACTTTGGAAAAGCAT GTTGGGGAGTTTTCAGTAGAGCAACAACCTGCaaagtgaataaaaaattcatgGACTTGACAGAGCTGCATGACACTTCCAAAAGCTTCTTGCTAAACGATGCCTTGACTATTGGAGTAGAGATTCATCATATATATTATGACAGAGAAATTTAA